One stretch of Zonotrichia leucophrys gambelii isolate GWCS_2022_RI chromosome 13, RI_Zleu_2.0, whole genome shotgun sequence DNA includes these proteins:
- the LOC135453630 gene encoding uncharacterized protein LOC135453630 yields MAPRIRLSLSKPLPTIRETHEEAMEEPSSNPKCAESAAASPDSHSSDDYIQSICHLARPTFPALLESRRKGKDRKTLKTLEDVSGSPSLVGTQQERSKCKLTNFISSVVPLGKVPPAESDFWSREDPLEQIYTNAGNLCSSKASSNGESASTGYSECNSSAPNGDLHPTNLEEKSTGKTSFPRVFSFPRLPSPRPVQKEAVCSEMRYLRRDEGIVLGNNHSQKENGPMFVNSEEQLAPSAREKVAGNPALPCFVGKQNLLNTAGIDEKEGRKTSQCHKNVMGDVPTKQRYFQSFQVPKKATIHNWISEHRCIWKEAKIKACLLPAIAEV; encoded by the coding sequence ATGGCACCCCGCATCAGGCTGAGCCTTTCCAAGCCTCTCCCAACCATTCGGGAAACCCACGAGGAAGCAATGGAGGAGCCCAGCAGCAACCCCAAGTGTGCTGAgagtgctgcagccagcccagacTCACACTCCAGTGATGACTACATCCAGTCCATCTGCCACCTCGCCAGAcccaccttcccagcccttctgGAAAGCAGACGTAAGGGTAAGGACAGAAAGACCCTGAAGACCCTTGAGGATGTGTCAGGTTCTCCATCGCTTGTGGGGACGCAGCAGGAAAGGTCAAAATGTAAATTGACCAATTTCATCTCTAGTGTGGTGCCACTGGGAAAAGTCCCACCTGCAGAAAGCGACTTTTGGTCCAGAGAGGATCCCCTGGAACAAATTTACACCAATGCAGGAAATCTTTGCTCCTCCAAGGCTTCTTCCAATGGTGAAAGTGCCAGCACTGGTTACTCAGAGTGCAACTCTTCTGCCCCAAATGGTGACCTTCATCCCACAAacctggaagaaaaaagcacagGGAAAACCAGTTTTCCACGAGTGTTCAGTTTTCCAAGGCTTCCCTCCCCAAGGCCAGTTCAGAAAGAAGCAGTATGCTCAGAGATGAGATATCTCAGAAGGGATGAGGGAATAGTTTTAGGGAATAATCACAGCCAGAAAGAAAACGGTCCCATGTTTGTTAACTCTGAAGAGCAATTAGCACCCTCAGCCAGAGAGAAGGTGGCAggaaacccagccctgccctgctttgtAGGAAAGCAGAATTTGCTCAATACAGCAGGCATagatgaaaaagaaggaagaaaaacttcTCAGTGTCACAAAAATGTCATGGGTGATGTTCCCACTAAGCAGAGATACTTCCAGTCTTTCCAGGTACCTAAAAAAGCCACCATCCATAACTGGATTTCAGAGCACAGATGCATCTGGAAAGAAGCAAAGATAAAAGCTTGTTTGCTCCCAGCCATTGCTGAAGTGTGA